In the genome of Mycobacterium sp. 3519A, the window TCGGCGTCCGGCCGCTCGATCTTGATCTTGACGTCCAGGCGGCCGGGCCGCAGGATCGCCGGGTCGATCATGTCCTCGCGGTTGGAGGCGCCGATGACGATCACGTTCTCCAGGCCCTCGACACCGTCGATCTCCGAAAGCAGCTGGGGCACGACCGTCGTCTCCACGTCCGAGCTGACGCCGGTGCCGCGGGTGCGGAAGATCGAGTCCATCTCGTCGAAGAACACGATCACCGGCGTGCCCTCGGATGCCTTCTCCCGGGCGCGCTGGAAGATCAACCGGATGTGGCGCTCGGTCTCGCCGACGAACTTGTTCAGCAGCTCCGGGCCCTTGATGTTGAGGAAGTACGACTTCGCCTCGCGGGCGTCGTCGCCACGGACCTCGGCCATCTTCTTGGCCAGCGAGTTCGCGACCGCCTTGGCGATCAACGTCTTACCGCAGCCGGGCGGCCCGTAGAGCAGCACACCCTTCGGGGGCCGCAGCGAGTACTCGCGGTAGAGCTCCTTGTGCAGGAACGGCAGCTCGACCGCGTCGCGGATCTGCTCGATCTGCCTGCCAAGGCCGCCGATGTCGTTGTAGCTGACATCGGGCACCTCTTCGAGCACCAGGTCCTCGACCTCGGCCTTGGGGATGCGCTCGAACGCATACCCGGCCTTGGTGTCGACGAGCAACGAGTCGCCAGGACGCAGCTTGCGCGGCCGAAGGTCGTCCTCGTCGTCGTCCTCGTAGTCGTCGGGCAGGAACTCGGCGGAGACCAACGGCTCCGCCAGCCAGACGATGCGCTCCTCGTCGGCGTGACCGACCACGAGCGCGCGGTGCCCGTCGGACAGGATCTCGCGCAGCGTGCTGATCTCGCCGACCGCTTCGAAGTTCCCGGCCTCGACAACGGTCAGCGCCTCGTTGAGTCGGACGGTCTGGCCCTGCTTGAGCGACTTGGTGTCGATGTTGGGCGAGCACGTCAGCCGCATCTTGCGGCCCGAGGTGAACACGTCGACGGTGTCGTCGTCCTGGACCGCCAGGAGCACGCCGTAGCCGCTCGGTGGCTGACCGAGCCGGTCGACCTCCTCACGCAACGCCAGCAACTGTTGGCGGGCCTCTTTAAGAGTTTCCATTAGTTTCGCGTTGCGGGCTGCGAGCGAGTCGATCCGCGCCTCGAGCTGGTGCACGTCGCGGGCGCTGCGGAGTCCGCTTTGCGGCCCTACCGCGTTCTCCAGCTGCTCTCGCAAGAGCGCGGCTTCTCGTCGCAGCTCTTCCAATTCGGCGGCGTCATCGCTGGACATCCCTGACTCACGGGATGTCCCGTACGCTTCAGAACGCTCTGACTCATTCATGTTGCGCCCCTTCCCGCACCGGAAGTTGGTGCAGTAACAACTTCAACGCTACCGGCGATTCAGCCATTGTGTGTGGTGTAGGAATTCGACACACCAGCAACACTTGTTAACCTCTCTGGTGAGTTGGGCCGATCGAAAGGACAATCGTGACCCTGAAAACCCTCGTTACCGGCGTAGCAGCGGCTGCTCTGGTGGGTGGTGTGGCAGCGGGTGTGACTTCCATTGCATCTCCCGTCGCGTCGCCGGCGCCAGCCGCGCAACCGGTCGTGTGGGACATTCCGATGCCGCAAGCGCCGGCACCGGACTTGCAGGCTCCGCTGCTGCAGACGTTGCAGGCGCTCGCTTCGGGCGGCTCGTTCGCGGGCAAGGCGTCCTACATTCAGGGCGGCATCGGCCGGATCGAGGGTATCGCCGCCGACCGCGCGTACAACCGTGCCGCGGCCGAGGGCAAGTTCCCGTTGACGTTCAGCATCGTCAACATCGACTCGGACGGTGCAGTCGCCAACGCTGACGTCACCGCGACGTCGGCGCTCGGCACCAGCGCCACCCAGAACGTCCAGTTCGTCGCCGGGCCCAGCCCGACCGGCTGGCAGATCTCCAAGTCGTCCGCCCTCAACCTGCTCTCGGCGGCGAGCTAGTCGACCCGAGTGCATCGCACCTGTGCCGCAATCCTGGGCGCCGTCACGATAGTGGCGGCGCTCGGGCT includes:
- the arc gene encoding proteasome ATPase — encoded protein: MNESERSEAYGTSRESGMSSDDAAELEELRREAALLREQLENAVGPQSGLRSARDVHQLEARIDSLAARNAKLMETLKEARQQLLALREEVDRLGQPPSGYGVLLAVQDDDTVDVFTSGRKMRLTCSPNIDTKSLKQGQTVRLNEALTVVEAGNFEAVGEISTLREILSDGHRALVVGHADEERIVWLAEPLVSAEFLPDDYEDDDEDDLRPRKLRPGDSLLVDTKAGYAFERIPKAEVEDLVLEEVPDVSYNDIGGLGRQIEQIRDAVELPFLHKELYREYSLRPPKGVLLYGPPGCGKTLIAKAVANSLAKKMAEVRGDDAREAKSYFLNIKGPELLNKFVGETERHIRLIFQRAREKASEGTPVIVFFDEMDSIFRTRGTGVSSDVETTVVPQLLSEIDGVEGLENVIVIGASNREDMIDPAILRPGRLDVKIKIERPDAEAAQDIFSKYLTEDLPVHADDLAEFGGDRAACLKAMIEKVVDRMYAEIDDNRFLEVTYANGDKEVMYFKDFNSGAMIQNVVDRAKKNAIKSVLETGQPGLRIQHLLDSIVDEFAENEDLPNTTNPDDWARISGKKGERIVYIRTLVTGKSSSASRAIDTESNLGQYL